From Solidesulfovibrio carbinoliphilus subsp. oakridgensis, the proteins below share one genomic window:
- the amrB gene encoding AmmeMemoRadiSam system protein B codes for MSRQTTGSEESLESLEFQSRQPVVAGRFYPGAAPALRREAGAFLAEAEVPAEADGPTLLAMVPHAGYVYSGSVAGRTLGAARLAGTVLLLGPNHTGRGKRLAVWPSGAWAVPGCDVPVAADLARDLLRAEARLSPDAAAHLEEHSLEVLLPFLCVKNPAVRIVPIAVAEPDPDVLRQVAGTMAGVLGQRSEPVSLVVSSDMSHYVPHETAKRRDALALDRVLALDPDGLYRVVREAGITMCGVLPMVLGLYLAKALGAREAVLAAYATSGEASGDYNQVVGYAGILVR; via the coding sequence ATGTCCCGCCAGACGACCGGTTCCGAGGAATCCCTGGAGTCCCTTGAATTCCAAAGCCGCCAGCCCGTGGTCGCGGGCCGGTTCTACCCTGGCGCCGCGCCCGCGCTGCGCCGGGAGGCCGGAGCCTTTCTGGCCGAGGCCGAGGTCCCGGCCGAGGCCGACGGACCGACGCTTCTGGCCATGGTTCCCCACGCCGGCTACGTCTACAGCGGTTCCGTGGCCGGCCGGACCCTTGGCGCGGCCCGGCTCGCCGGCACGGTGCTGCTTTTGGGCCCCAACCACACCGGGCGCGGCAAACGGCTGGCCGTGTGGCCGTCCGGGGCCTGGGCCGTGCCGGGCTGCGACGTGCCGGTGGCGGCCGACCTGGCCCGGGACCTCCTGCGCGCCGAGGCGCGGCTGTCGCCGGATGCGGCCGCCCACCTGGAAGAGCATTCCCTGGAGGTGCTGCTGCCGTTTCTGTGCGTCAAAAACCCGGCCGTGCGCATTGTGCCCATTGCCGTGGCCGAGCCCGATCCCGACGTCCTGCGGCAGGTGGCCGGGACCATGGCCGGGGTGCTCGGGCAGCGGTCCGAACCGGTCTCCCTCGTGGTCAGTTCGGACATGAGCCACTACGTGCCCCACGAGACGGCCAAGCGGCGGGACGCCCTGGCCCTGGACCGCGTCCTGGCCCTGGACCCGGACGGGCTCTACCGGGTGGTGCGGGAGGCCGGCATCACCATGTGCGGGGTGCTGCCCATGGTGCTTGGCCTGTATCTGGCCAAAGCCCTTGGGGCGCGGGAGGCGGTCCTGGCCGCCTATGCCACCTCGGGCGAGGCCAGCGGCGACTACAACCAGGTCGTGGGATACGCCGGAATCCTGGTGCGCTGA
- a CDS encoding epoxyqueuosine reductase: MSLTENIKEYALDIGYAAVGFTAADAFADYRAELSARNDQYDFLMKRPAGPFAGAEPRTLMPGARSIVVVAYDFGCTAFPESLVGVIGRIYQARCYTPPPNRLHGARRELLASFLRQNGCAVGQGFMVPLRPAATRAGVATVGRNTFAYAARAGSFICLEAFVVDAELACDAPTERVNCPPNCRACIDACPTGALYEPLHMNPRRCITFNTCFARDGLGPGVSDSIPHDIREAMSTRVHGCDACQEACPRNRARLEAKLPEDPFLERHAREFSLNRMVNMDEAYFETTAQLLLYNYIREKKYHQRNAAIALGNLGDRAAVPDLRQALGDPEAVVREHAAWALGKIGGTEAKRALEGARGTEPVALVAAAIEEALARSA, encoded by the coding sequence ATGTCCCTGACCGAGAACATCAAGGAATACGCCCTGGACATCGGCTACGCCGCCGTCGGCTTCACAGCGGCCGACGCCTTTGCGGACTACCGGGCCGAGCTTTCGGCCCGAAACGACCAGTATGATTTCCTCATGAAGCGTCCGGCCGGTCCCTTTGCCGGGGCCGAGCCCCGGACGCTTATGCCCGGGGCCCGCTCCATCGTGGTCGTGGCCTACGACTTCGGCTGCACGGCCTTTCCCGAAAGCTTGGTCGGCGTCATCGGCCGCATCTACCAGGCCCGGTGCTACACCCCGCCGCCAAACCGCCTCCACGGCGCGCGCCGGGAGCTTCTGGCCTCGTTTCTGCGGCAAAACGGCTGCGCCGTGGGCCAGGGCTTCATGGTCCCGCTGCGGCCGGCAGCCACAAGGGCCGGGGTGGCGACCGTCGGCCGCAACACCTTCGCCTATGCGGCCAGGGCCGGCTCGTTCATCTGTCTCGAAGCCTTTGTGGTGGACGCGGAACTGGCCTGCGACGCGCCGACGGAAAGGGTCAATTGTCCGCCCAACTGTCGGGCCTGTATCGACGCCTGCCCGACCGGTGCCCTGTACGAGCCGCTCCACATGAACCCCAGGCGCTGCATCACCTTCAATACCTGCTTTGCCAGGGACGGCCTCGGCCCGGGCGTGTCCGACTCCATCCCCCACGACATCCGCGAGGCGATGAGCACCCGCGTCCACGGCTGCGACGCCTGCCAGGAGGCCTGCCCCCGAAACCGGGCGCGCCTGGAGGCCAAGCTGCCCGAAGACCCGTTTCTCGAACGCCACGCCCGGGAGTTCTCCTTGAATCGGATGGTCAACATGGACGAGGCGTATTTCGAAACCACGGCCCAGCTCCTCCTGTACAACTACATCCGCGAGAAAAAATACCACCAGCGAAACGCGGCCATCGCCCTCGGCAATCTTGGCGACAGGGCCGCCGTGCCGGACTTGCGCCAGGCCCTTGGCGACCCCGAGGCCGTGGTCCGGGAACACGCGGCCTGGGCTCTCGGCAAGATTGGCGGAACGGAAGCCAAGCGGGCCCTGGAAGGAGCCCGGGGAACCGAGCCCGTGGCCCTGGTCGCGGCCGCCATCGAAGAGGCGCTGGCCCGGTCGGCCTAG
- a CDS encoding MarR family winged helix-turn-helix transcriptional regulator, with the protein MNATTPLLSPCHCAKLRRATRAVTRLYDERLAPSGLAVTQYSLLRALSRLEPATAGDLGAAMGLDRTTLVRNLKVLSDRDLVAASPDPADGRVRHLRLTEAGRLALAKAEPLWRTAQAELEDRLGRPGLDGLAAVLAGLQTFGG; encoded by the coding sequence ATGAACGCAACCACTCCCCTGCTCTCCCCCTGCCACTGTGCCAAACTGCGCCGGGCCACCCGGGCCGTCACCCGCCTCTACGACGAGCGGCTGGCCCCAAGCGGCCTGGCCGTCACCCAGTATTCGCTCCTGCGCGCCCTCTCCCGGCTGGAACCGGCCACGGCCGGGGACCTCGGCGCGGCCATGGGCCTGGACCGCACGACCCTGGTCCGAAACCTGAAGGTCCTGTCCGACCGGGACTTGGTGGCCGCGAGCCCGGATCCGGCCGACGGCCGCGTCCGGCACCTGCGCCTGACCGAGGCCGGACGTCTGGCCCTCGCAAAGGCCGAGCCCCTATGGCGGACGGCCCAGGCCGAACTGGAAGACCGCCTCGGCCGCCCCGGCCTGGACGGGCTGGCCGCCGTCCTGGCCGGGCTCCAGACTTTCGGCGGCTGA
- the pnp gene encoding polyribonucleotide nucleotidyltransferase, with translation MTMSFDPIRLETTVGGNAIILETGRLANQADGAVWIQSGGTVVLVTACTQALAEEKGFFPLVVDYQEMSYAAGRIPGSYFRREIGRPSEREVLVCRLIDRPCRPLFPKGFRDEVQIIATVLSADGQVEPDVLALTAASTALHISKIPFHGPIAGGRVGYIDGQFVLNPTVPMINAGAVLNLTFAASRDAVVMVEGGGRFVSEDLLADALEWGHKAVQPLLDLQEEMREKAGKPKIAFTPPAPNEELEAVVRQAAEAGLKEAFTIKDKMPRRDARRAVKQAVMAAVVEAFPDQPTYKMKAGEVLEAMEKKLLRALIKETGIRLDGRDTKSVRPIGIQVGVLPRTHGSTLFARGETKALCVATLGSTGDEQKIETLNGETYKRFMLHYNFPPYCVGEVKMLRGPSRRDIGHGALAERSVLPVLPGPEEFPFTMRVVSQVMESNGSSSMASVCGASLALMDAGVPIKQPVAGIAMGLIKEGDDFLILTDILGDEDAMGDMDFKVAGTADGITGIQMDIKITGIPQAVMRQALNQAKEARLHILGRMAEVLAAPRPELSPLAPQLAVVHINPEKIREVIGPGGKNIKAITAETGASIDIEDTGKISIFAPTLESMEKARARVEYYDQHADVGANYKGKVKKIIDCGVIVEILPGLEGLVHVSQLDIERVESPFDVVKMGQELEVKVLEQEPSGRIRLSRKAVMNEEKGIAFDPADYAKTGGPGRGGDRGGRGFDRGGDRRGGYDRDRGGDRGGRGGDRGGDRGGRS, from the coding sequence ATGACAATGTCTTTTGATCCCATTCGTCTCGAAACCACCGTCGGCGGCAATGCCATCATCCTGGAAACCGGCCGCCTGGCCAACCAGGCAGACGGCGCCGTCTGGATCCAGTCCGGCGGCACGGTCGTCCTGGTCACGGCCTGCACCCAGGCCCTGGCCGAGGAAAAAGGCTTTTTCCCGCTGGTCGTCGACTACCAGGAAATGTCCTACGCCGCCGGCCGCATCCCGGGCTCGTATTTCCGCCGCGAGATCGGCCGCCCGTCCGAGCGCGAAGTGCTCGTGTGCCGGCTGATCGACCGTCCCTGCCGGCCGCTGTTCCCCAAGGGCTTCCGCGACGAGGTCCAGATCATCGCCACGGTCCTGTCGGCCGACGGCCAGGTCGAGCCGGACGTCCTGGCCCTGACCGCCGCCTCCACGGCCCTGCACATTTCGAAGATCCCCTTCCACGGCCCCATCGCCGGCGGCCGGGTGGGGTATATCGACGGCCAGTTCGTGCTGAACCCGACCGTGCCCATGATCAACGCCGGGGCCGTGCTCAACCTGACCTTCGCCGCCTCGCGCGACGCCGTGGTCATGGTCGAGGGCGGCGGCCGCTTCGTTTCCGAAGACCTGCTGGCCGACGCCCTGGAATGGGGGCACAAGGCCGTGCAGCCGCTCCTCGACCTTCAGGAGGAGATGCGGGAAAAGGCCGGCAAGCCCAAGATCGCCTTCACCCCGCCGGCTCCCAACGAGGAGCTTGAGGCCGTGGTGCGTCAGGCGGCCGAAGCAGGCCTCAAGGAAGCTTTCACCATCAAGGACAAGATGCCCCGCCGCGATGCCCGGCGCGCTGTCAAGCAGGCCGTCATGGCCGCCGTGGTCGAAGCCTTCCCGGACCAGCCCACCTACAAGATGAAGGCCGGCGAAGTCCTTGAGGCCATGGAGAAAAAGCTCCTGCGCGCCCTTATCAAGGAAACCGGCATCCGCCTCGACGGCCGCGACACCAAGTCGGTTCGCCCGATCGGCATCCAGGTCGGCGTCCTGCCCCGGACCCACGGATCCACGTTGTTCGCCCGGGGCGAGACCAAGGCCCTTTGCGTGGCCACGCTCGGTTCCACCGGGGACGAGCAGAAGATCGAGACGCTTAACGGCGAAACGTACAAGCGTTTCATGCTCCACTACAACTTCCCGCCCTACTGCGTCGGTGAAGTGAAAATGCTTCGCGGCCCGTCGCGCCGGGATATCGGCCACGGCGCCCTGGCCGAGCGTTCCGTCCTGCCGGTCCTGCCCGGTCCGGAGGAATTCCCGTTCACCATGCGCGTGGTCTCCCAGGTCATGGAGTCCAACGGCTCCTCGTCCATGGCTTCGGTCTGCGGCGCGTCGCTCGCCCTTATGGACGCGGGCGTGCCCATCAAGCAGCCGGTCGCGGGCATCGCCATGGGTCTGATCAAGGAAGGCGACGACTTCCTGATCCTGACCGACATCCTCGGCGACGAGGACGCCATGGGCGACATGGACTTCAAGGTGGCCGGCACCGCCGACGGCATCACCGGCATCCAGATGGACATCAAAATCACGGGCATCCCCCAGGCCGTCATGCGCCAGGCCCTCAACCAGGCCAAGGAAGCCCGCCTGCACATCCTCGGCCGCATGGCCGAAGTGCTGGCCGCCCCCCGGCCCGAACTGTCGCCCCTGGCCCCGCAGCTGGCCGTGGTGCACATCAATCCGGAAAAGATCCGTGAAGTGATCGGACCCGGCGGCAAGAACATCAAGGCCATCACGGCCGAAACCGGCGCCTCCATCGACATCGAGGACACGGGCAAGATCTCGATTTTCGCCCCGACCCTCGAATCCATGGAAAAGGCCCGGGCCCGGGTCGAGTACTACGACCAGCACGCCGACGTCGGCGCCAACTACAAGGGCAAGGTCAAAAAGATCATCGACTGCGGCGTCATCGTCGAGATCCTGCCCGGCCTCGAAGGTCTCGTGCACGTCTCCCAGCTCGACATCGAGCGGGTCGAGAGCCCCTTTGACGTGGTCAAGATGGGCCAGGAGCTGGAGGTCAAGGTTCTGGAACAGGAACCCTCCGGCCGTATCCGCCTGTCGCGCAAGGCCGTCATGAATGAAGAAAAGGGCATCGCCTTCGACCCGGCCGACTACGCCAAGACCGGCGGCCCCGGACGCGGCGGCGATCGCGGCGGACGTGGCTTCGACCGCGGCGGCGACCGCCGGGGCGGCTACGACCGCGACCGCGGCGGCGACCGTGGCGGACGCGGCGGCGACCGCGGGGGTGATCGCGGCGGACGCAGCTAG
- the rpsO gene encoding 30S ribosomal protein S15, protein MVMTAEDKAQVITDHKKHEGDTGSPEVQVALLTSRITYLTGHFKSHPKDYHSRTGLLKLVGQRRKLLNYLKKKDVQRYRDLIAKLGLRK, encoded by the coding sequence GTGGTTATGACTGCCGAAGACAAGGCACAGGTCATCACGGATCACAAAAAGCACGAAGGCGACACCGGTTCCCCCGAGGTCCAGGTCGCCCTGCTGACGTCGCGCATCACCTACCTGACCGGGCATTTCAAGTCCCACCCCAAGGACTACCATTCCCGGACCGGTCTTTTGAAGCTCGTCGGCCAGCGCCGCAAACTTTTAAACTACCTGAAGAAGAAGGACGTGCAACGCTATCGCGATCTGATCGCGAAGCTTGGCCTTCGCAAGTAG
- the truB gene encoding tRNA pseudouridine(55) synthase TruB: protein MGRRKISACQLHGVLVLNKPSGPTSNACLTAIKRLGQSKIGHAGTLDPLAAGVLVVLLGEATKIAPYVMEGEKTYLGGLCLGQTTDTYDIQGAVTAEAPWEHVTPELLAEAVAAWTGETSQEVPAYSAAKHQGRPLYELARKGLDVPVKHKEISVFDARIVTNEPPSATFRVRVSSGVYIRSLVHSLGKRLGCGAVMTALTREASRPFDLTQAHDLADILDAPGTLPDRIIPIEAALPHWPTVSLTAAEAALVRQGVRVPADPALPAGTNALLTDEAKRPLALARAEGTDGGRSRWAIVRGLFGDPQPARPGGQTVPERTSTPNSGG from the coding sequence GTGGGGCGTAGGAAGATTTCGGCCTGCCAGCTCCACGGGGTGCTGGTCCTCAACAAACCGAGCGGGCCCACGTCCAACGCTTGCCTGACGGCCATAAAAAGGCTCGGCCAGTCGAAGATCGGCCATGCCGGGACGCTCGATCCCCTGGCCGCCGGGGTGCTGGTCGTGCTCCTTGGCGAGGCGACCAAGATCGCGCCCTATGTGATGGAAGGCGAGAAGACCTATCTCGGCGGCCTCTGCCTCGGGCAGACCACGGACACCTACGACATCCAGGGGGCCGTGACGGCCGAGGCTCCGTGGGAGCACGTCACTCCCGAGCTCCTGGCCGAGGCCGTTGCGGCCTGGACCGGGGAGACGAGCCAGGAAGTGCCGGCCTATTCGGCGGCCAAACACCAGGGACGGCCCCTCTACGAACTGGCCCGAAAGGGCCTGGACGTTCCGGTCAAGCACAAGGAAATTTCCGTTTTCGACGCGCGGATCGTGACGAACGAACCGCCGTCGGCGACTTTCCGGGTTCGGGTCTCTTCAGGCGTCTATATACGCTCCCTGGTCCACAGCTTGGGGAAGCGACTTGGATGCGGCGCCGTCATGACCGCCCTGACCCGGGAAGCAAGCCGTCCCTTCGACCTGACGCAGGCGCACGACTTGGCCGACATCCTGGACGCCCCGGGAACGCTGCCCGATCGGATCATTCCCATCGAGGCGGCGCTTCCCCACTGGCCGACGGTGTCGCTGACGGCCGCCGAGGCCGCCCTGGTGCGCCAGGGCGTGCGCGTTCCCGCCGACCCGGCCCTGCCGGCCGGCACGAACGCCCTGCTGACGGACGAGGCGAAAAGGCCCCTGGCCCTGGCCAGGGCCGAAGGAACGGACGGCGGGCGCAGCAGGTGGGCCATCGTGCGCGGTCTCTTCGGCGACCCGCAACCGGCCCGGCCCGGCGGACAGACCGTCCCCGAGCGAACATCCACCCCCAACTCTGGAGGATAG
- a CDS encoding DHH family phosphoesterase produces MPTPRHEIVRRIREGRTFLVAAHASPDGDALGSTAAMGFVLEALGKTFTLLNDSPVPPQYGWMELPGPLLAAPASDDYDLAIVLDCGDAPRLGRLRDILDPARMAVIDHHLGNPGFGAVNWVSPGHCATGEMVALLAKDLGVPLTGPLAEALYTAMATDTGFFSFSGTTATCMELGAELIRGGLDVGATGARIKNQWTVGRVRLWSEALGELSLRDHGQVGLIRVSQEMLKRAGAGPEDCEGLINNALRIKGVDAAILVRELPAGGLKFSLRSVGAVDIQAVAAAFGGGGHKNAAGGTLSLPLAEAEDVLAAAVAQAVEAVRGA; encoded by the coding sequence ATGCCCACCCCGAGGCATGAGATCGTCCGCCGCATCCGGGAAGGCCGGACCTTCCTGGTGGCCGCCCACGCCTCGCCGGACGGCGACGCCCTGGGCTCCACCGCGGCCATGGGCTTTGTCCTCGAGGCGCTCGGCAAGACGTTCACCCTTTTAAACGACTCGCCGGTGCCGCCCCAGTACGGCTGGATGGAGCTGCCCGGACCGCTTTTGGCCGCCCCGGCCTCCGACGACTACGACCTGGCCATCGTCCTCGACTGCGGCGACGCCCCGCGCCTGGGCAGGCTCCGGGACATCCTCGATCCGGCCCGCATGGCCGTCATCGACCACCACCTCGGCAACCCGGGATTCGGGGCCGTCAACTGGGTTTCGCCCGGCCACTGCGCCACGGGCGAGATGGTGGCCCTGCTCGCCAAGGACCTTGGCGTGCCGCTTACCGGCCCCCTGGCCGAGGCCCTCTATACGGCCATGGCCACGGACACGGGCTTTTTCAGCTTCAGCGGCACCACGGCCACCTGCATGGAACTCGGAGCCGAGCTCATCCGGGGCGGGCTCGACGTGGGCGCGACCGGGGCCCGCATCAAGAACCAGTGGACTGTCGGCCGGGTGCGGTTGTGGTCCGAGGCCCTGGGCGAGCTTTCCCTGCGTGACCATGGACAGGTCGGCCTGATCAGGGTATCGCAGGAAATGCTCAAGCGGGCCGGAGCCGGCCCCGAGGACTGCGAGGGGCTTATCAACAACGCCCTGCGCATCAAGGGCGTGGACGCGGCCATCCTGGTGCGCGAACTGCCGGCCGGCGGGCTCAAATTTTCCCTGCGTTCGGTCGGCGCGGTCGACATCCAGGCCGTGGCCGCCGCGTTCGGCGGGGGCGGCCACAAAAACGCCGCCGGCGGCACGCTGTCCCTGCCCCTGGCCGAGGCCGAGGACGTCCTGGCCGCAGCCGTGGCCCAGGCCGTGGAGGCTGTCCGTGGGGCGTAG
- the rbfA gene encoding 30S ribosome-binding factor RbfA yields the protein MKRPESRRSTKLADQIAREMATALLEDVQDPRLELVTISGVALNADMSIARVYYTLSGDEARMAAAAKGLEQAKGFLRTLLGQRLRMKFVPELRFARDTYLEDMVYAHPEA from the coding sequence ATGAAGCGCCCCGAATCACGCCGGTCCACGAAACTTGCCGACCAGATCGCCCGCGAAATGGCCACGGCCCTCCTTGAGGACGTCCAGGACCCCCGCCTGGAACTCGTCACCATTTCCGGCGTGGCCCTCAATGCCGATATGTCCATCGCCCGGGTCTATTACACGTTAAGCGGCGACGAGGCCCGGATGGCCGCGGCGGCCAAGGGCCTCGAACAGGCCAAGGGTTTTTTGCGCACCCTCCTTGGCCAACGGTTGCGCATGAAGTTCGTGCCCGAACTGCGCTTCGCCCGCGACACCTACCTTGAGGACATGGTCTATGCCCACCCCGAGGCATGA
- a CDS encoding DUF503 domain-containing protein has product MVVGVLTLQFALHGNDSLKGKRRVAQSLKRKLRNKFNVAAAETAMQESLDTLVLAAVTISADATYARGLLQKALNMVVATAEAELVDDDIEILTL; this is encoded by the coding sequence ATGGTCGTAGGCGTCCTCACGCTCCAATTCGCCCTCCACGGCAACGACTCCCTCAAGGGCAAGCGCCGCGTGGCCCAGAGCCTCAAACGGAAGCTTCGCAACAAATTCAACGTGGCCGCGGCCGAGACCGCCATGCAGGAATCCCTGGACACCCTTGTCCTTGCCGCCGTCACCATTTCCGCCGACGCCACCTATGCCCGGGGCCTGCTCCAGAAGGCCCTCAACATGGTCGTGGCCACGGCCGAGGCCGAACTCGTGGACGACGACATCGAGATACTCACGCTTTGA
- the infB gene encoding translation initiation factor IF-2, with translation MNKIRIKDITKDLGVGNKEMLQILRELGIQVKSQMGTLSDEEASQVRARVRQGDSGRAQIIDTEVQPGVIVRRRKAAPPPPPQATAAPVTPEPEAAAEATPVASHEAMPVDSPEPETAPETASVAEEPVAAKPASQAEAPAARPVIMETARVIRPAHVPAPEKAPEPAPAEEPVAPAPEAAEEKTAAPERAEDASAPAETAAPEAPAAAEAQAGEPTGATGDTTAPVAADAAGEAAAPTDQAQADAAADRRRKPRRPEPTAPKVRIISMPDPKKEPTPAPRPAGREAPRPGARPAPGGAPRFTPGGAPGGAPRPAGRPVPGAPPAPTDDAKKRKKDRRVVEFTPQSAEEEARRKGGLGAGKGGGKKKPGDVQDRTGGRMGGKFKRKKNRDDFLQTKVDAGAQPMKQAKRKIRMEETIRVSDLAKQMGAKAQDLIKVLLGLGALVTINQSLDVETATLAASEFGFEVEKFGFSEDAYLIAAEADKPEDLKPRPPVVTIMGHVDHGKTSLLDAIRFSNVVSGEAGGITQHIGAYHVSTARGDIVFLDTPGHEAFTAMRARGAQVTDIVVLVVAADDGVMDQTREAVNHSRAAGVPIVVAVNKIDKPDANPDRVKRELGELGLVPEEWGGETIFANVSAKQKIGLDELLEMILLQAEVLQLKANPDKLARGHIVEARLDKGRGPVATVLIQEGTLHQGDAFVCGVFSGRVRAVFDDQGKKIKEAGPAIPVEVQGFEGVPEAGDEFVGLEDDKVARRIADARSIKQRERELGKASKVTLETFLASKPDAEAQTLNLVLKTDVQGSLEAISDAVNKLSTEKVKVNIIHTGAGAITESDILLASASQAIIIGFNVRPTIKVKEMAERESVDIRFYDIIYKLVSEIKDAMSGMLAPLIREQYLGQAEVRDTFSVPKVGMVAGCGVLDGKLTRNAGVRLVRDGVVVYTGKLASLRRFKDDVKEVTKGYECGVGLENYNDIKVGDVIEAFESVEEKATL, from the coding sequence GTGAATAAGATCAGAATCAAGGACATTACCAAGGATCTGGGCGTCGGCAACAAAGAGATGCTCCAAATCCTGCGCGAGCTCGGCATCCAGGTCAAAAGCCAGATGGGCACGCTCTCCGACGAGGAAGCGAGCCAGGTTCGGGCCCGGGTGCGCCAGGGCGACTCCGGCCGCGCCCAGATCATCGACACCGAGGTCCAACCCGGCGTCATCGTCCGCCGCCGCAAGGCCGCCCCGCCCCCGCCCCCCCAGGCGACGGCCGCCCCCGTGACTCCGGAACCCGAGGCCGCGGCCGAGGCGACACCCGTGGCCAGCCACGAGGCGATGCCCGTCGACAGCCCGGAACCCGAAACGGCGCCGGAAACGGCGTCCGTGGCCGAGGAGCCCGTGGCCGCGAAACCGGCCTCGCAAGCAGAGGCTCCGGCCGCCCGGCCCGTCATCATGGAAACCGCCCGGGTCATCCGGCCGGCCCATGTCCCGGCGCCGGAAAAAGCGCCCGAGCCCGCCCCGGCCGAAGAACCGGTCGCTCCGGCCCCGGAAGCCGCCGAGGAGAAAACCGCCGCTCCCGAGCGCGCGGAAGACGCCTCCGCCCCGGCCGAAACGGCCGCTCCCGAGGCCCCGGCAGCGGCCGAAGCCCAGGCCGGCGAACCGACCGGAGCAACCGGGGACACGACCGCCCCGGTCGCCGCCGACGCAGCCGGTGAAGCCGCCGCCCCGACGGACCAGGCCCAGGCCGACGCCGCGGCCGACCGCCGCCGCAAGCCTCGGCGGCCCGAGCCGACCGCACCCAAGGTCCGCATCATTTCCATGCCCGATCCGAAAAAGGAGCCGACCCCCGCTCCCCGTCCGGCCGGACGCGAGGCCCCGCGTCCGGGCGCCCGTCCGGCTCCCGGCGGCGCGCCCCGGTTCACGCCCGGCGGCGCGCCGGGCGGCGCTCCCCGCCCGGCCGGCCGGCCCGTGCCCGGGGCACCCCCGGCACCGACCGACGACGCCAAGAAGCGCAAGAAAGACCGTCGGGTCGTCGAGTTCACGCCCCAGAGCGCCGAAGAGGAAGCCCGCCGCAAGGGCGGCCTCGGCGCCGGCAAGGGCGGCGGCAAGAAGAAGCCCGGCGACGTCCAGGACCGCACCGGCGGCCGCATGGGCGGCAAATTCAAGCGCAAGAAAAATCGCGACGACTTCCTCCAGACCAAGGTCGACGCCGGTGCCCAGCCCATGAAGCAGGCCAAGCGCAAGATCCGCATGGAAGAGACCATCCGCGTCTCGGACCTGGCCAAGCAGATGGGAGCCAAGGCCCAGGACCTGATCAAGGTCCTGCTCGGCCTCGGGGCCCTCGTCACCATCAACCAGTCCCTGGACGTGGAAACCGCGACCCTGGCCGCGTCGGAATTCGGCTTCGAGGTCGAGAAGTTCGGCTTCTCCGAGGACGCCTACCTGATCGCGGCCGAGGCGGACAAGCCGGAAGACTTGAAGCCCCGTCCCCCGGTCGTCACCATCATGGGCCACGTCGACCACGGCAAGACGTCGCTTTTGGACGCCATCCGCTTCTCCAACGTGGTGTCCGGCGAGGCCGGCGGCATCACCCAGCACATCGGCGCCTACCACGTGTCCACGGCCCGGGGCGACATCGTCTTCCTCGACACCCCCGGTCACGAGGCCTTCACCGCCATGCGCGCCCGCGGCGCCCAGGTGACCGACATCGTGGTCCTGGTCGTGGCCGCCGACGACGGCGTCATGGACCAGACCCGCGAGGCGGTCAACCACTCCCGGGCCGCCGGCGTGCCCATCGTGGTCGCGGTCAACAAGATCGACAAGCCCGACGCCAACCCGGACCGGGTCAAGCGCGAACTGGGCGAACTCGGCCTTGTGCCCGAGGAATGGGGCGGCGAGACCATTTTCGCCAACGTCTCGGCCAAGCAGAAAATCGGCCTCGACGAACTGCTCGAAATGATCCTGTTGCAGGCCGAAGTGCTGCAGCTCAAGGCCAACCCGGACAAGCTGGCCCGGGGCCATATCGTCGAGGCGCGCCTCGACAAGGGCCGCGGCCCCGTGGCCACGGTGCTCATCCAGGAAGGCACCCTGCACCAGGGCGACGCCTTTGTCTGCGGCGTCTTCTCCGGCCGCGTGCGGGCCGTGTTCGACGACCAGGGCAAGAAGATCAAGGAAGCCGGACCGGCCATCCCGGTCGAGGTCCAGGGCTTCGAGGGCGTGCCCGAGGCCGGCGACGAGTTCGTCGGACTCGAGGACGACAAGGTCGCCCGCCGCATTGCCGACGCCCGCTCCATCAAACAGCGCGAACGCGAACTCGGCAAGGCCTCCAAGGTGACCCTCGAGACCTTCCTGGCCAGCAAGCCCGACGCCGAAGCCCAGACGCTCAACCTGGTGCTGAAAACCGACGTCCAGGGTTCCCTTGAGGCGATTTCCGACGCCGTCAACAAGCTGTCCACGGAAAAGGTCAAGGTCAACATCATCCACACGGGTGCCGGGGCCATCACCGAGTCCGACATCCTGCTGGCCTCGGCCTCCCAGGCCATCATCATCGGCTTCAACGTCCGGCCGACCATCAAGGTCAAGGAAATGGCCGAGCGCGAGAGCGTTGACATCCGCTTCTACGACATCATCTACAAGCTGGTCAGCGAGATCAAGGACGCCATGTCCGGCATGCTCGCCCCGCTGATCCGCGAGCAGTATCTCGGCCAGGCCGAGGTCCGCGACACCTTCAGCGTGCCGAAGGTCGGCATGGTGGCCGGTTGCGGCGTGCTCGACGGCAAGCTGACCCGAAATGCCGGGGTGCGGCTTGTGCGCGACGGCGTGGTGGTCTACACCGGCAAGCTGGCTTCGCTTCGCCGCTTCAAGGACGATGTCAAGGAAGTCACCAAGGGTTATGAATGCGGCGTGGGACTTGAAAACTACAACGACATCAAGGTCGGCGACGTGATCGAGGCCTTCGAGTCGGTGGAAGAGAAAGCCACGCTGTAA